A stretch of the Bacillus anthracis str. Vollum genome encodes the following:
- a CDS encoding DUF7003 family protein, translating into MQKDILKLLDKKQSKYEFPAFDNDYMDISQVKFSLFFKENKDWLMVFQVVGVGSLGVCNDIQVYGDRINHSIGDDGILQLNDGEYELFDDEGEFMPNIYNDSVKIRDHHFEYEFTEEDYVNNGIEVKTTDSYPTYFMRMLATNNEARNLLWWSKEEILEEFDLEGNWEVAYETEEWKHVEDEKVSENEFFQSVAAAIEKKDPSIVVKKDANTHWKNWVEFDYENSY; encoded by the coding sequence ATGCAAAAAGATATTTTGAAACTATTAGATAAAAAGCAAAGTAAGTATGAATTTCCTGCTTTTGATAATGATTATATGGATATTTCACAAGTGAAATTCTCTCTTTTCTTTAAAGAGAATAAGGATTGGTTAATGGTGTTTCAGGTTGTCGGTGTAGGATCATTAGGTGTATGTAATGATATTCAAGTATACGGTGATAGAATAAATCATTCAATTGGTGATGATGGTATTTTACAATTAAATGATGGAGAGTATGAGTTGTTTGATGATGAAGGTGAATTTATGCCAAATATTTATAATGACAGTGTGAAAATTCGTGATCATCATTTTGAGTATGAATTTACAGAAGAGGATTATGTGAATAATGGAATAGAAGTAAAAACGACAGATTCTTATCCAACATACTTCATGCGTATGCTTGCTACTAATAATGAAGCACGAAATTTATTATGGTGGAGTAAAGAAGAGATTTTAGAAGAGTTTGATTTAGAAGGCAACTGGGAAGTAGCGTATGAAACGGAAGAATGGAAACATGTTGAAGATGAAAAAGTAAGTGAAAATGAATTCTTCCAATCAGTAGCCGCTGCAATAGAGAAGAAAGATCCAAGTATTGTTGTGAAGAAGGATGCTAATACGCACTGGAAAAATTGGGTGGAGTTTGATTACGAAAATTCATATTAA
- a CDS encoding response regulator transcription factor has translation MAKNILIVEDEDILREILKDYFLSEQYVVFEARDGKEALVVFEEEEVDLVILDIMLPELDGWSVCRRIRKTSEVPIIMLTARVDEDDTLLGFELGADDYVTKPYSPPILLARAKRLLESRKVTKQLLENEDDILSIHGIHVHFPSRTVTVNKTDINLTHTEFEILAYFMKNPGIVLTREQLISRIWGYEFAGDDRTVNSHIRNLRNKLGEKAKYITTVVRTGYKFEGNV, from the coding sequence ATGGCAAAAAACATTTTAATTGTGGAAGATGAAGATATATTACGTGAAATATTAAAAGACTATTTTTTAAGTGAGCAATATGTAGTGTTTGAAGCGAGGGACGGGAAAGAGGCTTTAGTTGTATTTGAAGAAGAAGAGGTTGATTTAGTTATTCTTGATATTATGTTGCCGGAACTCGATGGATGGTCTGTTTGCCGAAGAATCCGTAAAACATCCGAAGTTCCTATTATTATGTTGACGGCACGTGTAGATGAAGATGATACGTTACTTGGATTTGAACTTGGGGCGGATGACTATGTGACGAAGCCATATAGCCCACCAATTTTATTAGCAAGAGCGAAACGGTTGTTAGAGAGTAGAAAAGTGACAAAGCAACTTTTAGAGAATGAAGATGATATATTATCAATCCATGGTATTCATGTTCATTTTCCATCGCGTACTGTTACGGTAAATAAAACAGACATTAATTTAACACATACAGAATTTGAAATATTAGCGTATTTTATGAAAAATCCAGGAATTGTCTTAACGCGAGAACAATTAATTTCAAGAATTTGGGGATATGAATTTGCTGGTGACGACCGAACAGTTAATAGTCATATTCGTAATTTAAGAAATAAATTAGGAGAGAAAGCAAAGTACATTACAACTGTAGTACGAACGGGTTATAAATTTGAGGGGAATGTATGA
- a CDS encoding sensor histidine kinase → MKKGIVLKLFTLTTALCMLILATIFIGQTIFFKQYYANRKVEDIKVNLNSFEKNYLNYAGNTEEIKRLEQDFLRENNTWITTLDQNGNLKHADDFYFEVTIDRKQQKSFGQQIFRIPLYNLINIEEIDNKSSNPFLGQEIYFSGVKKEESFIPFSFSLGKQNLNGSNKPLEKAFNEKMSKLDQEKKKAAEEQFGKEKKPVVQEQAAQEPDVHIRGRVTKVQLPDVTGPINPIYKNSIFLDNIKEFQTDLLLKESKHIQYATQTMDYEKNDIKYKLLIKPIKEKDESVTYIYAMASLQPVDEAVQMVQDYYIYIIAFVVVLIFLASFYYSKQIAKPLLKINDTTKKIAHLDFTEQIPITSKDEIGDLSKNINTLSNKLNSHIGQLEQDIEKERKLEKTRKEFISGVSHELKTPLSIMKSCISILKDGVAEHKKEYYFQAMEREVDKMDTLILDMLELAKFESGTYKMKKDPFYIDTVMEAICEHLSVEIEKKELRVHKHIGPFEVVANQGRIEQVIVNFITNAIRYTPNKEDIIISTIDEKDHIKVCIENKGTHIEEEQLDKIWDRFYRVDAARQRSQGGTGLGLAISKNILELHDAEYGAENTEDGVLFYFYLPKKA, encoded by the coding sequence ATGAAAAAAGGGATTGTACTAAAGTTATTTACCCTCACAACAGCGCTATGTATGTTAATTTTAGCGACGATTTTTATTGGACAAACGATATTTTTTAAACAATATTATGCGAATCGAAAAGTAGAAGATATTAAAGTAAATTTAAATTCCTTTGAGAAGAATTATTTAAACTATGCAGGAAATACAGAAGAAATTAAGCGACTGGAGCAAGACTTTTTAAGAGAAAATAATACGTGGATTACGACATTAGATCAGAACGGGAATTTAAAGCATGCGGATGATTTTTATTTTGAGGTTACGATAGATCGCAAGCAACAGAAGAGTTTTGGACAACAAATATTCAGAATTCCTTTATATAATCTCATCAATATAGAAGAGATTGATAATAAATCATCAAATCCGTTTTTAGGCCAAGAAATTTATTTTTCTGGAGTGAAAAAAGAAGAAAGTTTTATTCCATTCTCTTTTTCGTTAGGTAAGCAAAATTTGAATGGATCTAATAAACCGTTAGAAAAAGCATTTAATGAGAAAATGAGTAAATTAGATCAGGAGAAAAAGAAAGCAGCTGAGGAACAATTCGGTAAGGAAAAGAAGCCGGTAGTTCAGGAGCAAGCTGCCCAAGAACCAGATGTTCACATAAGAGGGCGTGTTACGAAAGTTCAGCTTCCGGATGTAACAGGTCCTATAAATCCAATTTATAAAAATAGCATCTTTTTAGATAACATAAAAGAATTTCAAACGGATTTATTATTGAAAGAGAGCAAGCACATACAATATGCAACACAAACAATGGACTATGAAAAAAATGATATTAAATATAAATTATTAATCAAACCAATAAAAGAAAAAGACGAATCCGTCACATATATATATGCGATGGCTTCTTTACAGCCTGTAGATGAAGCTGTACAAATGGTGCAAGATTACTACATTTACATCATTGCATTTGTAGTTGTTCTTATTTTTCTAGCTTCGTTCTATTACTCTAAGCAAATCGCAAAGCCGTTATTAAAAATAAATGATACAACGAAGAAAATAGCGCATTTAGATTTCACAGAACAAATACCGATTACTTCAAAAGATGAAATTGGTGATTTATCGAAAAATATTAATACACTCTCTAACAAATTAAATTCCCATATTGGACAGCTAGAACAAGATATTGAAAAGGAAAGAAAGTTAGAAAAGACGCGGAAAGAATTCATTTCTGGTGTTTCGCATGAACTAAAAACACCGCTGAGTATTATGAAAAGCTGTATTTCTATTTTAAAAGATGGAGTAGCTGAGCATAAAAAAGAGTACTATTTTCAAGCGATGGAACGGGAAGTAGACAAAATGGATACTTTAATTTTGGATATGCTGGAGTTAGCTAAATTTGAGTCAGGCACATATAAAATGAAAAAGGACCCATTTTATATCGATACAGTAATGGAAGCTATATGTGAACACCTTTCTGTAGAAATAGAGAAAAAAGAACTTCGTGTTCATAAACATATAGGTCCATTTGAAGTAGTCGCAAATCAAGGCCGGATTGAACAAGTCATCGTGAACTTCATTACGAATGCGATACGTTATACACCAAATAAAGAAGATATTATTATTTCTACAATAGATGAGAAGGATCATATAAAAGTATGTATTGAAAATAAAGGTACTCACATTGAAGAAGAGCAATTAGATAAAATTTGGGATCGTTTTTATCGCGTGGATGCAGCTCGCCAGCGTTCGCAAGGAGGAACAGGTCTTGGGCTTGCCATTTCAAAGAATATTTTAGAACTACATGATGCTGAATATGGGGCAGAAAATACAGAAGATGGTGTGTTATTTTATTTCTATTTACCGAAAAAAGCGTAG
- a CDS encoding diacylglycerol/lipid kinase family protein, with protein MTKTKFEKVLLIVNPKAGQGDLHTNLTKIVPPLAAAFPDLHILHTKEQGDATKYCQEFASKVDLIIVFGGDGTVFECTNGLAPLEIRPTLAIIPGGTCNDFSRTLGVPQNIAEAAKLITKEHVKPVDVAKANGQHFLNFWGIGLVSEVSNNIDAEEKAKLGKIGYYLSTIRTVKNAETFPVKITYDGQVYEDEAVLVMVGNGEYLGGIPSFIPNVKCDDGTLDIFVVKSTGIQAFKDYIGKKLFEDSNENDIFHVKAKSIHIETEEEKEVDTDGESSLHTPCQIELLQGHFTMIYNPAVV; from the coding sequence ATGACAAAGACAAAATTTGAAAAAGTACTCCTCATCGTAAATCCAAAAGCTGGACAAGGCGACTTACATACAAATTTAACGAAAATCGTACCACCTCTTGCCGCGGCTTTTCCTGACTTACATATCCTTCATACGAAAGAACAAGGTGATGCAACAAAATATTGCCAAGAGTTTGCTAGTAAAGTAGATTTAATTATCGTCTTTGGTGGTGACGGCACAGTATTTGAATGCACAAACGGCTTAGCACCTCTTGAAATTAGACCTACACTTGCAATTATTCCAGGCGGAACTTGCAATGACTTCTCTCGCACACTAGGCGTTCCGCAAAACATTGCAGAAGCAGCAAAACTTATCACTAAGGAACACGTAAAACCAGTTGACGTTGCAAAAGCAAATGGACAACATTTCTTAAACTTCTGGGGCATTGGACTCGTATCTGAAGTATCAAACAATATCGATGCAGAAGAAAAAGCAAAGCTTGGAAAAATCGGCTACTACTTAAGCACAATTCGAACTGTCAAAAATGCTGAAACATTCCCAGTTAAAATCACTTATGACGGACAAGTATATGAAGACGAAGCTGTTCTTGTTATGGTTGGCAACGGTGAATATCTTGGTGGTATTCCTTCCTTTATTCCGAACGTAAAATGTGATGACGGAACACTTGATATTTTCGTAGTCAAATCAACAGGTATTCAAGCATTTAAAGATTACATCGGAAAGAAACTATTTGAAGACTCAAATGAAAATGACATCTTCCATGTAAAAGCGAAATCCATTCATATCGAAACAGAGGAAGAAAAAGAAGTAGATACAGATGGAGAAAGTTCCCTTCACACACCTTGTCAAATTGAATTGTTGCAAGGACACTTTACGATGATTTATAATCCTGCGGTTGTATAA
- a CDS encoding LPXTG cell wall anchor domain-containing protein — protein MKKKLLPICAIALLTVGYSSVASADTGTVTKEEATQLQQDKAKKEAAIKEQQKIEEEKKRIAQEQLKNDMAKKEEAIKAQQKSEEGKKEAAQVQPKNAATKKEVAKPAVQGEKLPNTASNNVAMMALSACLVGIGTLFGLKRRNKVKA, from the coding sequence ATGAAAAAGAAACTATTACCGATCTGTGCAATAGCACTTTTAACAGTAGGATATTCTTCAGTAGCAAGTGCGGATACTGGAACAGTAACAAAGGAAGAAGCAACGCAACTGCAACAAGATAAAGCGAAAAAAGAAGCCGCGATTAAGGAACAGCAAAAAATTGAAGAAGAGAAAAAGAGAATAGCGCAAGAACAGCTAAAAAATGATATGGCAAAAAAAGAAGAAGCAATAAAGGCTCAGCAAAAGAGTGAGGAAGGGAAAAAGGAAGCAGCACAAGTACAACCAAAAAATGCTGCAACTAAAAAAGAAGTAGCAAAGCCAGCTGTACAAGGTGAAAAATTACCAAACACTGCATCAAATAATGTAGCAATGATGGCACTAAGCGCGTGCCTTGTAGGGATAGGGACGTTATTCGGTTTGAAACGTCGCAATAAAGTTAAGGCGTAA
- a CDS encoding class D sortase, with protein sequence MKLLNYIGMILMAIGLLMGSYYAVEWYKGKSSAQELTNEEIKSFKNIQHNQLPYETLVTSQVPSSQTEHKEGEKVAMLNIPKLKKKFSIYWGADDATLKKGVGMFVSDVTTTPSGGGHTVLSGHRDTVFTDLGQLKEKDTLVLEYDNKTYTYEIQKIWITHADDRTVIIKKEEPILTLTTCYPFDYIGDAPDRYIIEAKLTGSYSK encoded by the coding sequence GTGAAGTTACTTAATTATATCGGAATGATATTAATGGCCATCGGACTACTTATGGGATCCTATTACGCTGTGGAATGGTATAAAGGAAAAAGTTCTGCGCAAGAATTAACGAATGAGGAAATAAAGAGCTTTAAAAATATACAACATAATCAACTTCCTTATGAAACACTGGTAACTTCTCAAGTGCCTTCTTCTCAAACAGAACATAAAGAAGGAGAAAAGGTAGCGATGTTAAATATACCGAAATTAAAGAAGAAGTTTTCTATATATTGGGGAGCGGATGATGCAACTTTGAAAAAAGGAGTTGGGATGTTCGTTAGTGATGTAACGACAACGCCATCTGGAGGAGGACATACTGTACTAAGTGGGCATAGGGATACTGTCTTTACAGATTTAGGACAGTTGAAAGAAAAAGACACTCTTGTTTTAGAGTATGATAATAAAACGTACACATATGAAATTCAAAAAATATGGATTACCCATGCGGATGATCGTACTGTTATTATAAAAAAAGAAGAACCGATACTAACACTGACGACTTGTTACCCATTTGATTATATAGGGGATGCGCCAGATAGATATATTATTGAGGCGAAGTTAACTGGTAGTTATTCAAAATGA
- the hpt gene encoding hypoxanthine phosphoribosyltransferase produces MNIEIKDTLISEEQLQEKVKELALQIERDFEGEEIVVIAVLKGSFVFAADLIRHIKNDVTIDFISASSYGNQTETTGKVKLLKDIDVNITGKNVIVVEDIIDSGLTLHFLKDHFFMHKPKALKFCTLLDKPERRKVDLTAEYVGFQIPDEFIVGYGIDCAEKYRNLPFIASVVTEESYNLKSR; encoded by the coding sequence ATGAATATTGAAATAAAAGACACTTTAATTTCTGAAGAACAATTACAAGAAAAAGTAAAAGAACTAGCACTTCAAATCGAACGTGATTTTGAAGGAGAAGAAATCGTAGTCATCGCTGTACTAAAAGGATCTTTCGTATTTGCTGCTGATTTAATTCGTCACATTAAAAACGATGTAACAATCGACTTTATTTCTGCATCTAGCTACGGAAATCAAACAGAAACAACTGGAAAAGTGAAACTATTAAAAGATATCGATGTAAACATTACTGGAAAAAACGTAATTGTCGTAGAAGACATTATCGATTCTGGTTTAACACTTCACTTCTTAAAAGATCACTTCTTTATGCATAAACCAAAGGCACTCAAATTCTGTACGTTACTTGATAAACCTGAGCGCCGCAAAGTGGATTTAACAGCTGAATATGTTGGCTTCCAAATTCCAGACGAATTTATCGTTGGCTACGGCATCGACTGCGCAGAAAAATATCGTAACTTACCATTTATCGCTTCAGTTGTAACGGAAGAATCGTATAACTTAAAAAGTCGATAG